One window of the Salminus brasiliensis chromosome 1, fSalBra1.hap2, whole genome shotgun sequence genome contains the following:
- the LOC140551915 gene encoding fatty acid-binding protein, brain-like — MEAFFGSWKFVKSENFTEYLIALGMAHETIKVWNSLKPTLNFSKEGVDVVLKMEANDHTREISFKLDQEFDETIGDGKNAKSVVYLEGDKLVHIQKWDDKQSTVIREVNGKQMVTTLEAEDIVAVCTYERA; from the exons ATGGAGGCCTTCTTTGGTAGTTGGAAATTTGTGAAGAGTGAAAACTTCACTGAATACCTGATAGCACTGg GTATGGCACACGAAACTATAAAGGTCTGGAATTCGCTTAAACCAACACTTAACTTTTCCAAAGAGGGGGTTGATGTGGTGTTAAAAATGGAGGCCAACGACCATACCAGGGAAATTTCATTCAAACTGGATCAGGAATTTGATGAGACAATTGGAGATGGTAAAAACGCCAAG TCTGTTGTGTACCTGGAAGGAGACAAACTCGTGCACATACAGAAGTGGGACGATAAGCAGTCTACAGTCATCCGTGAGGTCAATGGCAAACAGATGGTCACG ACGTTGGAAGCTGAAGACATTGTGGCAGTCTGCACCTATGAAAGGGCGTGA